The Rhodamnia argentea isolate NSW1041297 chromosome 7, ASM2092103v1, whole genome shotgun sequence genome contains the following window.
AATAGTTAGAAGTTTTCCTAATAATTTAAgagtttaaatgattttttcaaagatttttaaaTTATGGAGGTTGTTTTTGCGTCCATGGACCGTGCTCAGCCATGGGTTAGGAATTTTACATCAGATGCGATAGCAAACCCAAGCGGTCCAAACTTCGACCATTTGTGTTTTGAAGTTGCTTATATTGCGATGAGGGAGCAAGTACATAGgatgggaaaagtatactagaagtgccataacttttatacggcgttcacttgagtgccataactttcaaaacgttcacttaagtgccataacttttaaaaatcgttcacttgagtgccatgttgacgtggcaactagaaaatctgacgtggcagccggaaaagttattgtagacgtcggaaaagttactttAGATGCcgaaaagatgacatggcatgccgaaaagatgacatggcacgccggaaaagttcttgtagcactcaagtgaacgattttgctccgacgtagcactcaagtgaacgattttttaaagttatggcacttaagtgaacgttttgaaagttatggcacttaagtgaacgccgtacacaagttatggcacttctagtgtacttttccctacatAGGACTTTTGATTGAGACAACTAATACGATAAAATAGCCGTAATTACTCATAAAGAAGcaaattcttccatccttcaaTTCTCTTTGGCCTTGACCAAGTGGTGGTGCTCACTGATAAGCAAGttataaaattaaaactaaaaaaaattgtccaggCATTCCAAATGGGCAGTTTCatccctagaaccgggaactagAAGATGACTCCCGATTCCGTTTTTAtcgaaccgggaaccgaactGGCGCTCCCGGGAGCTGGACCAAACCAGCTAGTTCGGTCCGGGCGGTTCCCGATATAGTCGGTTCTTTTTTCTCACCCCTAACTACGATGGCAAGGATGGGGAGgcgatggaaaagaaaaaaagaaggggatacaaatttaaaaaaaaaaaaaaacatcctaCGCACCTCTCATTTTGTGAGCACCTTAATAAAAGACGCGGAAGCATTTGGGACCGTCTGATTAGAGCTGCCAAATGCCACTTTGGACAATTGAGGGGTTGGTTATCATCACATCATCAATTTTCATCAGTCATGTTTATCAAAGAAACGAGGCAttagaaattggaaaaaaactgATCAGACGAAAAATGAGAGATATTAGATCAAATTTCATCAATAGTCTGCCAACTTCTGGATATCTTCTGTAATAAATTCCTCTCTATAATAAAGAGAATGTGTGATGTTTATACATTTCACTTTTACTTACATATCGTGAAAGAACTTGTACGTCTTGATATCTTCTGTAATGAATCTTACCGCACCGATGCAGCCCAAAACGGCGACGACAGAGAACCATGTCGCTATGGCCAAGTTGAAGACTCGGATGAAAAGGCGCAGCTTCGAGTTTTCGGGCATTCTCCCGGCCTTTAGAAACGCAATGGCAGGGAACACAAAGTCAAGCGGGGTAAAGCCAACCGCGCCGCAGATGGACACGAAATCTCCGAAGAAGGGCATCGCAGCTGCGACGAGAGTAATCACGACCATGTAAACGGAGGTCAGAATCAGACGGATGAAGCGATTGCTGAACGGGAAATGGGAGGCATACTTGTCATGCAGCATTCTGTCCTCGAAGTACGCGTATGTTGGCCTGCAATATATCTGTATGTAGAAACTTATCACTATAAAATAAGTACAAAAAGTAATTGCAGGAAGCgaaattacatgttttagggAAAAACTAGGAACCAAAAAAGCGTAACCTACGAGTTTACATGAGTTGGTTGCACTGGTCATGGCATTCGCGAAGTATGAAAATCTACCAGAGGATCAACATTCCGACATTTACTATCGAGATATCAGAGGTCTATTTGTGCTCACATCCATCTACTTGTCCTGGCATTTACAGGATTATCTCATTTAACGGTCATTAAAATCTGCTACTAATCATTTAAACCATCCTAGAAGAATGGTTTACTACATACAGCTACATAACCATCTTTCTTCATCTCCTTTTCTGTGCAGAGAAAATCAGGCGGCTCCCTTCCAAGTAAAAACTATTTAACAGAAAGACTTCATATTTCGATCTTTGTGGaagataggaaaagaaaaattccatgTCCTACTGCCAATGCAGCAGCAAGACCTTCCCTTTGCATCCTTACAAAGAAAACGGTGCTAATAAAGGTAGCTCCAAATCTAAAGCAACCCTCTAATGAATGGCCAGAATACAGTAAGGGTCATTAAGAAAATTTGATTAATGCCTTCTTAAGTTGTTGCTTCACAATCCCGGAGGTCTCTGTTATGCACAGAGAATTCTAAGTTTTCGAATCGACAGAGAATCTCAAACATTTACTatcaattcataaaaatactttgGCCTACCTGAAAGCATCCTGCTATTTGAATCACAGCAAAAATATTAGCCATGATGATCGTCCAATCCGGATTTGTCAGAGAAGCCAATATGTAAGGCTCCACATCTGATCCAAAAGCCCAGTACCCGCAGAAGGCCAATTGCCAGTAGCTTAATAAGATTATGGTGTACGCTGCTGACACGCCTTTGTACATGTTCATTCTTGCAGGTTCTCTCATGGTATGCTGATGAGGGAACGGCTCAATTTAAATCTCGACTTCCCCAATCGAGAGCAAAAGCATTTCAAGGCTTGACTAAAAAGCACATTTGAAAATGGAactaagaaaacaaaaggaaaagaggaagcTCAGTTAATTTACCACACGATATGTAAAAGAAGCTCTACCTGTATTTCTGGAAGCATTGCATCCCCAAATGAGAATGCTATTGCACCAAGTGCATTGAAGGCTTTAAATACTTTTGACGAGGAGCTTCCTTGCAGACTGTAACTGACTGTTTCCCGATTGATTTCTTTCCCTGAATGGCAACCGGTAATCTCAACCTAAGGATGCAATGATGTGACATCTAGTCTCTGAAAGAGAGTACTATAGAGTAATAGCTGTGACTTCAAAGTACCGTTGTAGATTGTCACGCCGATTGTTGTGCCAGCAAAACCAATCGTGCAGAACGTGCATATTGCATTGACCCATCTCAAGGAGTGGATGTCAGGGAGCTGGGAGAGGAGAAGCTCGAAGGCTCCAAAGAATACAATGAAATGCTGCAGTTTCAGAGTCCCGTCCTTTTGATAGTATTTATAGATTGCCTTGAAAAACAACATGCAGAAGGATGGAGAATgtgagaaggaagaaagagaaaaattgatgCTAACGACAGACGGGGTATTCATGTTTTCCACAGAGAGGCTTGGAAAGCTTGTCTAACCTTAAGGCTACTGCCGGCAGCAATTTGAATAGCGATGTTGTTTCCCAATGAAGCGACCTGCTGAAAAAATGCAACAGACCAATAACCCCAGGAACCtataaaaataagaagagaaAGAATAAGTCCAAAAAACAAGTgaataggaggaaaaaaaaaaaaaaacaagacatcTCCAGTCGCAAGCGCTGTTTAAGTGGCGATGAatggataacaatttatgtctttGGAATCTTTGGATCTTTCAAGGCAAACCTTCATGTCATTATGCCTCAGCAGCAAAATAACTCCTAAGTTCTACCGTAATGGCTGAAATTTGAGAGCATCTAGAGGAATTCATGTGATCGCTCAAACGTGGAAGTTAGATATTCAAGATCCATTTCTCCTCTGAGCTATAAACTGCACTGTAACAAACCTGTATTTAGCTTGCAGCAGCATTTAGGGTGCTCGCTTATGATTTTTGAGATAAATCTAGTCAGAGTCAGACTACGAAGAATATGTTCCTAAGGTAAAGCTTCACAATTAATCACATAATGTGCCACTGATATAAGTATTCACCAAATTATCGACGTGAAGCTAAAAAAATGTACTATTTTATAGCAGTCGGTTAGACAAGTCACCTGCAACCAATAACAGAATAAGCTTTCTATAAATAGACATGGCGATGTATCCACTGTAAGAGCCAATAAGATGAGCTTAAAGACTACTTTTTGGAAAGATGACGCCCCTGTAAGCTATGCCAGGATAGAATGGATAAAAAAGGACAACTCCCAAACCAAACAACAGAGTTAAGGGTGAATTAGTGGGATTTTACCCGCTAAACACCAACATATGACGAAAATAAAACTGTTAGAGCAGACAGGAACACGAACCGAATATGCTCCGGGCGAGATGACGGTATGTGACCTGCTTCTTCCCATTCCATCTCCAGAGAGACGCGATCAATAGACTGGAGTACCATGTGGCCAGGGTTGCACCAACCAGGCTACTAACACCTAAAACCGGCGACAGTCCAAATTTAACATCTCAACTAatttgatgatgataatgatggcgTAGAGAGTCCAGCAACGAGACaagcaaaatttcaatattgcAATTCATTGTTTTTCTCATGATGCGTGCAATCAATGCTTTTGAAGATCGAGGCATTTCGCTTAACAAGCGTCCAAGCCATCAGTGCTTAACTTATATCTAAGATAATATACAAAGGTTGAACATACTAAGCTTCTTGTTCTCTTTCGTCCCTGAAGAACCCATAAGGATAGGAATTAAAGATATCAAATTGATATTCACCCCAGCTCCAGATCAAACAGGTGCTATTTGCTTCATTTGGAAAACGTTAAACAGGTGCTATCCGCGCCAACCTCGTCGTCGTCCGCGTCCGGACAAACACAGAGATTCCACAGCCCAAATCGAAGAATACCCCCCATGATTATCACTCTTATTAATTTACTTGGTCAAACACCACAAAGAAACAACAGAACCCAGAAAAGCATTAAACCAAAAATACAAACATAGAACCCGAGAGAGGCGAGAGCGCTACCGAGAGGCCAACCGAGAGAGGCGAGAGCGAAGGGCAAAGGAGCGTAAGCAGCGGGAGTAGCGATGGTGGTGGCCACGTGGAAGGCGGCGTGCTTCCACGTGCCTCTCCCCCCCTCCGCTGcggctgcttctgcttctgctgctgcttcttcacGGTCGCCGACCGTGAAATGCGGAGGAGTCGATGGTTGCGACACCATCTCCCAGCGTTGTGGAAGTCTTGGGACGGCGGATGAACGAAACGCCAGGAACCCATTTGAACGGGGacactttttcttttatgtggcTCCGAATGGTTTGACTTATGATGGTTGCAGTGGAAGCTGAAGGACGCAACTCTGGCTGGATCAACAGGGGCCTCTCTGCCTTTCACTCTTGGCTTTTGAATTTCATGAACAGTGACACGAACACGGGGCAGAGACTGAAAACCGGCGCCGCCAGGACCCGGTTGAACAGGAGAGCAGCGTGGCCACGTGGCCCTTGGAGTCCGGAGGGGTGTCGCGCTAGCGCCGCCTTTgtttttttaccaattaaaaaggaaaaaaacaattacACAAATTacattcttttgatttttttgcacAAATTACATTCTTACACCGTCGTGAAGtggaataatttgaaaataagaacGGTACGTGAATAAAAGTTGATCCGTTACAGAAACGAACTCGCCTAAATTAAAGTTACGAGTATTGCTAATTTCAACAGAAATTTCCGATAAAgaataattttccctttttagacCTATAAAAAGGTTAGGGAACACTAATACTTTTTGAGAGCCTATATGTCAtgtcgtgtccgacactcttcgacattCTTCAACACTTTATAAAACGGGAAAAATAAGTGATTAGCACTCTTGGTAAAAGATTCTAACATCTCGATATACCATTTTTATATGCGAGGAattaattttaagtatttttaataaattagaggtcaaaatataaatttaccaAATATGTAAACTTAAGTCACGTGTTCAGCcaatccaaaattaatatacccatccataaaaaaaaaaaaactaatagtaaatccctaaaagaagaaaaagaagaagtttatccgatattttatatatatatagaaatatatatttaatatacaacgtgtcccgaCGTATAaagattctttattttttgaaaaatgacataTCGACACGTGGTCTCTTGTTGTATGCCGGTACTATTTCGCAAAAAGGTGCAATTTTGCAGCCCAATGGTGAGAAAATATTAAGTAGTCCTACTTTTTCATGTCAACCATAAGCCATCCCATTCACCGTTAATGTTATGTCCAATTGGGCCccacttttgactttttttcctCTGATCACCACGTGTCGATAAGTGAATGGAATGACCTATGGCTGACGTGAAAAAGGAGGACGGactacccaatattttctccacaATGGCTAGCAAAATTCCGTAGAATTCAGCCCAGGCCCATTTCAAAATGTTGGAGACAAATCAATAGGAAATGCTATTTGCTTGGAAAGAACCCGTTTTAGCAAGGAAGCAAGCAACCGGGAATCAGCCCCCTTCTCTCActacacatatatataaaaggcTTTCTGCTGTAAAATTAGTATTTGCATCAACAACTGCCCGGTGGCATCGTCATCAACGAACCTCGGATGTAATTTCATTACAACAGGTATTCCCTGCGTACAAAAATTGTACAACGTCAACGACTCATCTTCACTTGACCTGTCCCCAATTACAACTTTGGACTTTTCAATGGCTTCCAATTTCTAACCACATGTAGGCAAGGGTGAATTTTGCCGCAGAGATGCGTCCATTCCATCTCAGCCATCTCTTGGACATCATTGGCGCGGCAATACTAGTCTTGGTACAATTTGTGGGACATGAATAGGGTGATGTGATCCGCATAATGTCCTAAAGCTGGCACATTGGATGGATGGATTCTTCCCGAATGAATCGCATCGCTTCAAGAACCAACCAGACCTTTGTGCCGCGCATAGGAGATTATGGATAGGAAGATGGATCCAGACACAACTCCAGCGAGAATAACCACCTGAGAGTTTTCCCCAATGAGCATCAACCTGAATAAAACCTTCCATGGCGTTTTGCATCTGTTTTACAAAACTCAAGGACCAGGCTTCCTTAATGAAGGTGATCAGATCTTACGTACCCATTTGAAGACGTACCCATGACCTTCTCTCCACGTGTAAGGAAGATTCATGCCGAATATCGCCGCTACCAGAGAATACACAGACAAGCACAGAGTTCCTGAACTGAGGAAGAGCTCTAGCTATGGCCAGTTCAAATTTAGTATAATTAGCAATGAACATGTAATTTTCGTGTAACAGAGATTTATTTGGTTGATAACATGGTTGCCATTGTAGGTCATTTTCGAGGATACTGGAGTTTTGCATATCTTGCGAATCCTACCTGTATAAGCTGGTTCCGATGATTATCAAGCTGTAACAAGACAAAAAGCAGATCGAAATGTTACTAGTTACTACTATGTAGTCTAACGAGGTTCAGTGACTAAGAGAAAAATAGTTCAGATTACATGTTACATAGTTGTGGATATGGTTCCAAATTCTCTAAAAGCTTATCTGAATATTGATGTAATCCTCAGTATCATCAATGTATTCGCGCAGCTGAGAGAGAATATAAAGAATTAGCTTCAAGGAATAGTAATGTTTAGTCTACCAAGATAATTATC
Protein-coding sequences here:
- the LOC115752021 gene encoding GABA transporter 1-like, which produces MVSQPSTPPHFTVGDREEAAAEAEAAAAEGGRGTWKHAAFHVATTIATPAAYAPLPFALASLGWPLGVSSLVGATLATWYSSLLIASLWRWNGKKQVTYRHLARSIFGSWGYWSVAFFQQVASLGNNIAIQIAAGSSLKAIYKYYQKDGTLKLQHFIVFFGAFELLLSQLPDIHSLRWVNAICTFCTIGFAGTTIGVTIYNGKEINRETVSYSLQGSSSSKVFKAFNALGAIAFSFGDAMLPEIQHTMREPARMNMYKGVSAAYTIILLSYWQLAFCGYWAFGSDVEPYILASLTNPDWTIIMANIFAVIQIAGCFQIYCRPTYAYFEDRMLHDKYASHFPFSNRFIRLILTSVYMVVITLVAAAMPFFGDFVSICGAVGFTPLDFVFPAIAFLKAGRMPENSKLRLFIRVFNLAIATWFSVVAVLGCIGAVRFITEDIKTYKFFHDM